A stretch of the Notamacropus eugenii isolate mMacEug1 chromosome 2, mMacEug1.pri_v2, whole genome shotgun sequence genome encodes the following:
- the IGFBP4 gene encoding insulin-like growth factor-binding protein 4 — translation MLPLCLVAGLLLAAVPGLCQGDEAIHCPPCSEEKLARCQPPTGCEELVREPGCGCCATCALSKGMPCGVYTARCGSGLRCYPPRGVEKPLHTLMHGQGICMELAEIEAIQESLQTTDKEESEHPNNSFSPCSAHDRKCLQKHLAKIRGLNSNSGKMKNVGSVAHREDSRPMTQGSCQSELHRALERLAASQGRTHEDLYMIPIPNCDRNGNFHPKQCHPALDGQRGKCWCVDRKTGVRLSGGLELRGELDCHQASDGLRD, via the exons ATGTTGCCCCTCTGCCTTGTGGCTGGGCTGCTGCTAGCCGCTGTGCCAGGGCTATGTCAGGGAGACGAGGCCATTCACTGCCCACCTTGTTCAGAGGAGAAGCTGGCACGCTGCCAGCCCCCAACGGGTTGTGAGGAGTTGGTCCGGGAGCCTGGCTGTGGCTGCTGCGCCACCTGTGCCCTGAGTAAGGGGATGCCCTGCGGTGTGTACACTGCCCGCTGTGGCTCAGGCCTACGCTGCTACCCACCTCGAGGGGTGGAGAAGCCCCTTCACACGCTGATGCATGGACAAGGGATATGCATGGAGCTGGCAGAGATTGAGGCCATCCAGGAGAGTCTGCAGACCACGG ACAAGGAGGAGAGTGAGCACCCCAACAACAGCTTCAGCCCTTGCAGCGCCCATGACCGCAAATGCCTGCAGAAGCACTTAGCCAAAATCCGGGGCCTGAACAGCAACAGCGGCAAGATGAAGAATGTTGGCAGTGTAGCCCACCGCGAAGACAGTCGGCCCATG ACTCAGGGTTCCTGTCAGAGTGAACTACACAGGGCTTTGGAGCGTCTGGCAGCATCTCAGGGTCGTACCCATGAGGACCTGTACATGATCCCCATCCCCAACTGTGACCGCAACGGCAACTTCCACCCCAAGCAG TGCCACCCAGCCCTGGATGGGCAGCGGGGGAAATGCTGGTGTGTGGACCGGAAGACAGGGGTGAGGCTCTCTGGAGGGCTGGAGCTGAGAGGAGAGCTAGACTGTCACCAGGCATCAGACGGCCTCCGAGATTGA